In the Candidatus Nitrospira nitrosa genome, one interval contains:
- a CDS encoding APC family permease: MVNHEIPDNDSSATATSTSETLQRSLTLWNSLTIGFATVSPVAGLYAIIGVQTVVTGGGWFPALALCLVMQLLVATVYAELSSQIPIAGGAYKWARQLGGTITGTYAGAIYVSSTIAMLTTTAYTGGVWLAIFFGSGGGTTGVSLVIWGAVFLLVCTILNLIHVSVFKFLISLGVYAEIIGSFGVALLLFFFFRQHDFSELYAHLGTGTAPSQTAAFLAALAISGWAFIGFDACSTIAEETHEPKRMVPRAIFLSLCMVGSVVLFNSAALTLSFNRETLQQTSAVSDPVTPVIVANFGAWAETPFLAIVMIAFLACGSSMVQYTSRIVFSMAREGSMPAVLSRVTSAGAPHNAVLSTVLLATLGLLFGLNDEAVATVLAFGTGGLYAMFAMTTGVGLYTRVTGRWDPSLGELKLGTWGLLINIAAFLWSLFEFLNIAWPRPYATSPNAPWWQLWAVPLVLGSILTVTTLYIFIGRNEASAHPEKAKPG, encoded by the coding sequence ATGGTAAATCACGAAATTCCGGATAACGATTCTTCTGCGACGGCGACCAGTACCTCCGAGACGCTTCAGCGCAGTCTGACGCTCTGGAACAGTTTGACCATCGGCTTCGCCACGGTCTCACCAGTGGCAGGGCTTTATGCCATCATCGGCGTACAGACAGTTGTAACGGGGGGCGGTTGGTTTCCCGCACTGGCACTCTGCTTGGTGATGCAGTTGTTGGTCGCCACGGTGTATGCGGAGTTGTCCTCGCAAATTCCTATCGCAGGAGGTGCCTACAAATGGGCACGACAGCTCGGAGGCACCATCACCGGCACCTATGCCGGAGCCATCTACGTCAGTTCCACGATCGCCATGCTCACCACGACCGCCTATACCGGCGGGGTCTGGCTGGCGATTTTCTTCGGATCGGGAGGCGGAACAACAGGTGTGTCTCTGGTCATCTGGGGCGCGGTGTTCCTGTTGGTCTGCACCATCCTCAACCTCATCCACGTCTCGGTCTTCAAGTTCCTCATCTCCCTAGGCGTCTATGCGGAAATCATCGGTTCATTCGGCGTCGCACTCTTGCTGTTCTTCTTTTTCCGGCAGCACGACTTTTCCGAACTGTACGCCCATCTGGGGACAGGAACGGCTCCAAGTCAGACCGCGGCGTTTCTGGCTGCGCTTGCCATTTCCGGTTGGGCCTTCATCGGGTTCGATGCCTGCTCGACCATTGCCGAAGAAACGCACGAACCGAAACGGATGGTGCCACGGGCGATCTTTCTCTCGCTCTGTATGGTGGGGAGCGTCGTGCTCTTCAACTCTGCCGCCCTGACCCTCAGCTTCAACCGTGAGACGTTACAGCAGACAAGTGCGGTATCCGATCCTGTCACGCCAGTGATCGTCGCCAACTTTGGAGCGTGGGCGGAGACGCCTTTTCTGGCGATCGTCATGATCGCATTCCTGGCCTGCGGATCTTCGATGGTGCAGTACACCTCCAGGATTGTGTTCTCCATGGCGCGCGAAGGGAGTATGCCGGCCGTCCTCAGTCGGGTCACCTCAGCCGGAGCTCCGCATAATGCCGTGCTGTCCACGGTTCTCCTGGCCACGCTGGGATTGCTCTTCGGACTGAATGATGAAGCGGTCGCCACGGTCTTGGCATTTGGGACCGGCGGGTTGTACGCCATGTTTGCGATGACGACCGGCGTGGGACTCTACACCCGCGTCACAGGACGCTGGGATCCCTCATTGGGCGAATTGAAACTGGGTACATGGGGATTACTGATCAATATCGCCGCGTTCCTCTGGTCGCTGTTTGAATTCCTGAACATCGCCTGGCCACGTCCCTATGCCACCTCGCCCAATGCCCCTTGGTGGCAACTCTGGGCGGTCCCGCTCGTCCTGGGCAGCATACTCACAGTGACGACGCTCTATATCTTTATTGGTAGGAACGAGGCATCAGCCCATCCAGAAAAGGCCAAGCCCGGGTAA
- the tsf gene encoding translation elongation factor Ts, which translates to MAGSSQLVKELREKTGAGILDCQKALTENDNDVEKAIDYLRQKGLAAAAKKAGRETNQGLIHSYIHMGGKIGVLIEVNCETDFVARNEEFKAFVNDLALQIAAAKPTFVKREDVPADMAEKEKVIYEGQAKEMGKPPAAWPKIVEGKLEKFYQENCLMEQSFIKDPAVTVKDLLAQKISKIGENMNIRRFTRYQLGEV; encoded by the coding sequence ATGGCAGGATCCAGTCAGTTAGTGAAAGAACTTCGTGAAAAAACAGGGGCCGGCATTCTTGATTGTCAGAAAGCTCTTACCGAAAACGATAATGATGTTGAGAAAGCCATTGACTATTTGCGGCAGAAAGGCTTGGCCGCCGCCGCGAAGAAAGCAGGGCGAGAGACGAATCAAGGTCTCATTCATTCGTATATCCATATGGGGGGAAAGATCGGCGTCTTGATCGAAGTGAACTGCGAAACGGATTTTGTGGCTCGCAATGAAGAGTTCAAGGCCTTTGTCAATGATCTGGCCCTGCAGATTGCCGCGGCAAAACCCACCTTTGTGAAGCGCGAGGATGTTCCCGCCGACATGGCTGAGAAAGAAAAAGTGATCTACGAAGGCCAGGCAAAGGAAATGGGCAAGCCACCGGCCGCGTGGCCCAAGATTGTTGAAGGAAAATTGGAAAAGTTCTATCAGGAGAATTGCCTGATGGAGCAGTCCTTCATCAAGGATCCGGCTGTGACCGTCAAGGATTTACTTGCCCAAAAGATTTCGAAGATCGGTGAAAACATGAACATACGCCGATTCACCCGTTATCAGTTGGGCGAGGTATGA
- a CDS encoding Fe(2+)-trafficking protein: MAEVACVTCGQTGEAITANLFLGKLESEIKSKVCVECWKKWEGMRVMVINEYQVNLGDESGRELVRKQMKAFLKLGEAVDSSKVAENYRPASS; the protein is encoded by the coding sequence ATGGCTGAAGTTGCGTGTGTGACATGCGGGCAAACGGGTGAAGCCATCACGGCCAATTTGTTTCTGGGTAAACTTGAATCAGAAATCAAAAGCAAGGTCTGCGTCGAGTGCTGGAAAAAGTGGGAAGGCATGCGCGTGATGGTCATCAATGAGTATCAAGTCAATCTGGGCGATGAGAGCGGCCGCGAGCTGGTGCGCAAACAGATGAAGGCGTTCTTGAAGCTCGGCGAGGCGGTTGATTCCTCAAAGGTCGCGGAGAACTATCGGCCGGCTAGTAGCTGA
- a CDS encoding IS3 family transposase (programmed frameshift), with protein sequence MKRTRRNHGATFKAQVALAAVKGDKTLAELAEQFSVHPTQITEWKQQLLARASDVFGGTKPSAEAPDLKTLHAKIGQLTLENDFLGRRAHQGRLAERKAMIDRTHPLPVVRQCQLLQLARSTAYYQLTPTSETTLALMRRIDELHLNYPFAGARMLRDLLQQEGHAIGRRQVVTLMRRMGIEALYRKPHLSRRHPAHTIYPYLLRDLTICRPNHVWAADITYIPMRRGFVYLFAILDWASRRVLAWRLSNTLTTDFCLDAVREAITQHGCPEIFNTDQGCQFTSQEFTGLLKDHGIQISMDGKGCWRDNVFVERLWRSLKYEEVYLHAYDTVSTAYQGLERYLLFYNQTRPHQALDGQTPDQVYYDNLTTRRTAA encoded by the exons ATGAAACGCACGAGACGGAATCACGGAGCCACCTTTAAAGCACAGGTGGCGTTGGCCGCGGTCAAAGGGGATAAGACCCTGGCCGAATTGGCCGAGCAATTCAGCGTCCACCCCACCCAGATCACAGAATGGAAACAGCAGTTGCTGGCGCGAGCCTCGGACGTATTTGGTGGGACGAAACCATCAGCGGAGGCTCCGGATCTCAAGACCCTGCACGCGAAGATCGGGCAACTGACCTTGGAGAATGATTTTTTAG GAAGGCGCGCTCACCAAGGCCGGCTTGCTGAGCGCAAAGCGATGATCGATCGCACGCATCCCTTGCCGGTTGTGCGGCAATGCCAACTCCTGCAGCTGGCCCGCTCGACCGCCTATTACCAGCTGACGCCGACCTCCGAGACGACGCTGGCGTTGATGCGGCGGATTGACGAGCTGCATCTGAACTATCCCTTTGCCGGGGCTCGGATGCTGCGCGATCTGTTACAGCAGGAGGGCCATGCCATTGGGCGACGCCAGGTGGTCACCCTCATGCGCAGGATGGGGATTGAGGCGCTGTATCGGAAACCGCATCTGAGTCGGCGGCATCCGGCCCACACCATCTACCCGTATCTCCTCCGTGATCTCACGATCTGTCGTCCCAATCATGTCTGGGCGGCCGATATCACCTATATTCCGATGCGACGCGGCTTCGTGTATCTCTTCGCTATCTTGGACTGGGCCAGTCGCCGAGTGTTGGCTTGGCGGCTCTCCAATACGTTGACCACGGACTTCTGTCTCGACGCCGTGCGAGAGGCGATCACGCAGCATGGCTGCCCCGAGATCTTCAACACGGATCAAGGGTGCCAGTTCACCAGCCAGGAGTTCACGGGACTCTTGAAAGACCACGGCATTCAGATCAGCATGGACGGCAAAGGCTGCTGGCGGGATAACGTCTTCGTGGAACGGTTGTGGAGAAGCCTGAAATATGAGGAGGTCTATTTGCACGCGTATGACACGGTCAGCACTGCCTATCAGGGGCTGGAGCGCTATCTGCTGTTCTACAACCAGACCCGACCGCATCAGGCGCTTGATGGCCAGACGCCCGACCAGGTCTATTATGACAATCTGACCACACGACGGACTGCCGCGTAG
- the argJ gene encoding bifunctional glutamate N-acetyltransferase/amino-acid acetyltransferase ArgJ codes for MKAKQTGITAPQGFQAAGIHCGIKKPGLLDLALCVSDVSGPIAGVFTKNRVAAAPVLLDRRHLRQHCGRAIVVNSGNANACTGAQGLVSATSMARTVAQQLSIPLHQVFVGSTGVIGRTLPIDRITTAIPTLCSRLSVTGGGQAARAIMTTDLRPKTVSVQARIGGRVITIGGMAKGSGMIHPDMATMLAYFTTDADITPPALQQALKAAVDQSFNCITVDGDTSTNDTVLCLANGLARNRVIEPQSRASRDFERLLTEAAQTLALLICRDGEGVTKIVKVLVEGAKTRAAAKRVAATVATSNLVKTALFGEDANWGRVMAAIGRSGVPINPAKVTVRFDDIRMVTQGIGMGLEAERKIAQVFKRKEFTIAVHLGLGTACAHMWTTDLSYDYVRINASYRS; via the coding sequence ATGAAAGCAAAACAGACCGGCATTACCGCCCCGCAAGGATTTCAAGCCGCGGGTATTCATTGTGGGATTAAGAAACCCGGACTCCTCGATCTGGCGCTGTGCGTTTCTGATGTGAGCGGACCGATCGCCGGAGTCTTCACGAAGAATCGTGTGGCTGCCGCTCCAGTGCTGCTCGATCGTCGCCATCTGCGTCAGCATTGCGGGCGCGCGATCGTCGTGAACAGCGGGAACGCCAACGCCTGCACGGGAGCCCAAGGATTGGTCTCAGCCACATCGATGGCGAGGACGGTTGCTCAACAGCTCTCGATCCCTCTTCATCAAGTCTTTGTCGGATCGACCGGCGTGATCGGACGCACACTCCCTATTGACCGTATCACGACAGCGATCCCCACATTGTGTTCGCGTCTCAGTGTAACGGGTGGTGGTCAAGCCGCTCGGGCCATCATGACGACCGACTTACGGCCCAAGACCGTCTCGGTTCAAGCAAGGATCGGTGGTCGCGTGATCACGATCGGCGGGATGGCCAAAGGGTCAGGCATGATCCATCCCGATATGGCCACGATGCTCGCATATTTCACGACCGATGCAGATATCACCCCCCCTGCGCTGCAACAGGCCTTGAAGGCCGCAGTCGACCAGTCATTCAACTGCATCACCGTGGATGGGGACACCAGTACGAACGATACCGTCCTGTGTTTGGCAAACGGCCTTGCAAGGAATCGGGTCATCGAACCACAGAGCCGTGCCTCTCGCGATTTTGAGCGCCTCCTGACCGAGGCGGCACAGACCTTGGCCTTACTCATCTGCCGTGATGGAGAAGGGGTGACCAAGATCGTCAAGGTACTGGTTGAAGGGGCCAAGACGCGCGCTGCCGCGAAACGCGTTGCGGCAACCGTGGCCACGTCCAATCTGGTGAAAACCGCTCTCTTTGGAGAGGATGCCAATTGGGGAAGAGTCATGGCGGCCATCGGACGATCAGGCGTTCCGATCAATCCGGCTAAAGTGACCGTCAGGTTCGACGACATACGGATGGTCACACAGGGTATCGGAATGGGGCTCGAGGCCGAGCGCAAGATCGCACAGGTCTTCAAGCGGAAAGAGTTTACCATTGCGGTCCATCTTGGCCTCGGTACGGCATGTGCCCATATGTGGACCACGGATCTGTCGTACGATTATGTCCGCATCAATGCGAGCTATCGATCTTAG
- the argC gene encoding N-acetyl-gamma-glutamyl-phosphate reductase has translation MGKNVRVAIAGASGYAGAELVRLASAHPYFTITAVTSEKSAGQSVASVFPSLKGIVEHRFEALAPEALADRADAIFLALPHTKSQDPVAICIKAGKLVVDLSADYRLKDVGAYERWYQTTHAYPQLLKDAVYGLPELHRRDIAQAKLVASPGCYPTAAILQLAPLFAKGLVQPETIVIDAKSGVSGAGRSPALPYHFPEAHESLEPYKIGQHRHTPEIEQELSGLQQVGPVTVTFTPHLVPMNRGILSTAYCRLTHAMPLAELRDLYREFYKGERFVRLYEDIVPNPRYIKGTNYCDIAVHADARAGWVVTVAAVDNLVKGAAGQAIQAMNLMLGLPEETGLTAPGSYP, from the coding sequence ATGGGAAAGAATGTACGAGTCGCTATTGCGGGAGCAAGTGGGTATGCCGGTGCGGAATTGGTGCGTCTGGCTTCGGCTCACCCCTATTTCACGATTACCGCGGTGACCTCTGAAAAGTCTGCGGGGCAATCGGTGGCGTCCGTGTTCCCCAGTCTCAAAGGGATCGTGGAGCATCGGTTCGAAGCGCTGGCACCGGAAGCGTTGGCGGACCGCGCAGATGCGATTTTTCTCGCTCTTCCGCATACCAAGTCACAGGATCCGGTCGCCATTTGCATCAAGGCCGGCAAGTTGGTCGTGGACCTCAGTGCTGATTATCGTCTGAAGGATGTGGGCGCGTATGAACGATGGTATCAGACCACGCATGCCTACCCACAGCTCCTCAAGGACGCGGTCTACGGGCTACCTGAACTCCACAGGCGCGACATTGCACAAGCAAAACTCGTCGCATCACCGGGATGTTATCCTACTGCTGCGATTCTTCAACTGGCGCCGCTTTTCGCCAAGGGATTGGTGCAGCCGGAGACGATCGTCATCGACGCCAAGTCCGGGGTGTCGGGAGCAGGACGAAGTCCGGCCCTCCCCTATCATTTCCCTGAGGCGCACGAATCGCTCGAACCCTATAAGATTGGGCAACATCGTCATACACCTGAAATCGAGCAGGAACTCTCGGGTTTGCAGCAAGTCGGCCCGGTGACCGTGACATTCACCCCACACCTTGTCCCGATGAATCGGGGGATTTTGAGCACGGCCTATTGCAGACTGACTCACGCGATGCCCCTAGCGGAGCTCCGAGACTTGTACCGAGAGTTCTACAAAGGTGAACGATTCGTTCGATTGTACGAGGATATCGTGCCGAACCCACGCTACATCAAGGGAACAAACTACTGTGATATCGCGGTGCACGCGGATGCACGGGCGGGATGGGTCGTGACTGTGGCAGCCGTCGACAATCTTGTCAAAGGAGCCGCGGGGCAAGCCATTCAAGCGATGAATCTCATGCTGGGTCTTCCGGAAGAGACCGGCCTGACTGCCCCCGGTAGCTATCCGTAA
- a CDS encoding zinc-dependent alcohol dehydrogenase: MKQLFFVKKGKLEWRDVALPQLTHAHEALVRPFAVAKCDLDDLYLFDHIVPKLTIGKFFGIVDPLFNQYFGKMISGPFAFGHECVAEVLEVGDHVTHVKAGDVVSVPFQLSCGSCMNCANGITSSCQRFPKLSTYGLGLHLQFGGAMSDVIKVPYADAMLLNIPAHIDPVHLASLSDNVPDAYRAIVPYLEKDANQSVLIIGGRPRSIGLYCILLAKAMGAREIAYVDEINDDLALAKTIGADTCHASVTEVKDRYDIVVEATSSGKGLNVALSSVKNYGVCTSVGIYPKKFALPLVDMYITGITHKTGLANARTDAEKVLNLIRTNKLDLSQVTTKLDTWNNAVDAFLSKTSKVIVTRDRLFDDSVATCV, from the coding sequence ATGAAACAATTGTTTTTTGTAAAGAAGGGCAAGTTGGAATGGAGAGATGTTGCATTGCCCCAACTGACGCATGCTCACGAGGCATTGGTAAGACCATTTGCCGTCGCCAAATGCGATCTCGATGATTTGTACCTTTTCGACCACATAGTCCCCAAACTTACAATCGGTAAGTTCTTCGGTATCGTTGATCCCTTGTTTAACCAGTATTTCGGGAAGATGATCTCCGGACCTTTCGCCTTTGGTCATGAATGTGTAGCGGAAGTCCTGGAAGTAGGCGATCATGTCACACACGTGAAAGCAGGAGATGTGGTCTCCGTTCCTTTTCAGCTGTCTTGCGGATCTTGTATGAATTGTGCAAACGGCATAACAAGTTCCTGCCAGCGCTTTCCTAAGTTGTCAACCTATGGCTTAGGGTTACATCTGCAATTCGGAGGCGCCATGTCGGATGTCATCAAAGTACCCTATGCAGACGCGATGTTGTTGAACATCCCTGCTCACATTGATCCAGTTCACCTCGCCAGTCTGAGCGACAATGTGCCGGATGCCTACAGAGCCATCGTTCCCTATTTGGAAAAGGACGCCAATCAATCGGTGCTCATCATCGGAGGAAGGCCGAGGAGCATCGGCTTGTATTGCATACTCCTGGCGAAAGCCATGGGTGCCAGGGAAATTGCATACGTGGATGAGATCAATGATGATCTGGCATTGGCAAAGACTATAGGCGCTGATACGTGTCATGCTTCCGTGACAGAAGTGAAAGATAGATATGACATCGTGGTAGAAGCGACCTCCAGCGGTAAAGGATTGAACGTTGCGCTGAGCAGTGTGAAGAACTATGGTGTCTGTACAAGCGTTGGCATTTATCCCAAGAAATTTGCACTACCATTGGTAGACATGTACATCACCGGCATTACGCATAAAACAGGCTTAGCCAATGCAAGAACGGATGCGGAAAAAGTGTTAAACCTGATCCGGACCAATAAACTCGATCTCAGTCAGGTGACAACAAAACTGGACACCTGGAATAATGCCGTCGATGCGTTCTTAAGTAAAACCTCGAAAGTGATCGTCACGCGCGACCGATTGTTTGACGATTCTGTTGCAACGTGCGTGTGA
- the rpsB gene encoding 30S ribosomal protein S2 produces the protein MGVVAIKELLEAGVHFGHQTNRWNPKMKKFLFGERSGIYIIDLQQTLTRMEQAYAFVRDLVAGGDSILFVGTKRQAAEILEEEAKRANMYFVNQRWLGGMLTNFQTIRRSIDKMKKMETTLLNPSEHGLKKKEILLMQKDIAKLQKYLSGIKNMRSLPGAVFVLDTRIEKIAVQEATRLDIPVIAILDSNCDPDHITYPIPGNDDAIRSIKLITSKIADACIEGAHVKAQREEAEFQATPASSGEKKPVVRSEGVAIS, from the coding sequence ATGGGGGTAGTGGCAATCAAGGAATTGTTGGAAGCCGGTGTGCACTTCGGACATCAAACCAATCGCTGGAATCCCAAGATGAAGAAATTTCTCTTTGGTGAACGCAGCGGTATTTATATCATCGACTTACAGCAGACCCTCACGCGAATGGAACAAGCCTATGCCTTCGTTCGAGATCTCGTTGCAGGCGGCGATTCCATCCTCTTCGTCGGGACCAAACGGCAAGCTGCAGAAATCCTTGAAGAAGAAGCAAAACGAGCCAACATGTATTTCGTCAACCAACGGTGGTTGGGGGGGATGTTGACCAATTTCCAGACCATTCGCCGTAGTATCGATAAAATGAAGAAAATGGAAACGACCTTGCTCAACCCAAGCGAGCATGGCCTGAAAAAGAAAGAAATCCTTCTTATGCAGAAGGATATCGCCAAACTCCAAAAGTATTTGTCCGGCATTAAGAACATGCGCAGCCTTCCGGGAGCCGTCTTCGTCCTCGATACGAGGATCGAAAAGATCGCGGTTCAAGAAGCGACGCGTCTTGATATTCCGGTCATTGCGATTTTGGACAGTAACTGCGACCCGGATCACATCACCTATCCCATCCCTGGAAATGACGATGCGATCCGTTCCATCAAGCTGATCACGTCAAAAATTGCCGATGCCTGCATCGAAGGCGCCCATGTGAAAGCACAACGCGAAGAGGCTGAGTTCCAAGCAACGCCAGCCTCTTCCGGAGAGAAGAAACCGGTTGTGCGTTCTGAAGGCGTCGCAATATCCTAA
- the rpsI gene encoding 30S ribosomal protein S9, with amino-acid sequence MAAVTQYATGRRKCAVARAWVTGTAGEITVNEKPLEQAFPRLTLRQIIQLPLEMAGLMGKYSISATVYGGGPTGQAGALRHAIARALVAMTPSTRTPLKKEGLLTRDSRVKERKKYGQKGARKRFQYSKR; translated from the coding sequence ATGGCAGCAGTGACACAGTACGCAACGGGACGAAGAAAGTGTGCGGTGGCGCGAGCCTGGGTCACAGGGACCGCAGGTGAGATTACCGTGAACGAGAAGCCGTTGGAACAAGCGTTTCCGCGGTTAACCCTTCGGCAGATCATTCAGCTCCCGCTCGAAATGGCAGGGCTGATGGGAAAATATTCGATCAGCGCAACCGTCTACGGCGGTGGCCCAACGGGACAAGCAGGCGCGCTGCGCCATGCGATCGCACGGGCACTCGTAGCTATGACACCGTCAACCCGTACTCCCTTGAAAAAGGAAGGGCTGCTCACCCGTGACTCACGAGTGAAGGAACGAAAGAAGTACGGACAAAAGGGCGCACGCAAGCGATTCCAGTACTCCAAGCGCTAA
- a CDS encoding agmatinase family protein: MAKKKTYQGKVPLHDNYGPEAKFAVEAEALLPTTKYEEEVARGLELGLPGADSIKDRRIPTFSRGELPHFAGINTFTKAPYVEDVRKCGGYDVAILGAPFDGGTTYRAGTRFGPQGIRKISALYGTYSFELGVDLRESISMCDLGDVFTIPGNIEKTFDQVSKGVGHVYASGAFPVVLGGDHSLGFATVRGVAQNMGGKKLGILHFDRHVDTQETDLDERMHTTPWFHATNIPNVPAKNLVQIGIGGWQAPRPGVKSGRERQTSIMTVTDCVEMGIENAAKQALEVAFNGVDAVWLSFDVDCLDAAFVPGTGWPEPGGFLPREVLKFLQIIADTKPLAGMEIVECSPPYDAAEITSLMATRVICDVLACQVRSGHLANRKKR, translated from the coding sequence ATGGCAAAGAAGAAAACGTATCAAGGCAAGGTTCCTCTCCATGACAACTACGGGCCGGAGGCGAAGTTCGCCGTGGAAGCGGAGGCACTGCTGCCGACCACGAAATATGAAGAAGAAGTCGCCCGAGGTCTTGAATTAGGCCTGCCCGGGGCTGATTCCATCAAAGATCGCCGCATTCCCACTTTCAGTCGCGGAGAGCTTCCCCACTTTGCCGGCATCAATACCTTCACCAAAGCGCCCTATGTCGAGGATGTCCGCAAGTGCGGGGGCTACGATGTCGCCATTCTTGGAGCGCCGTTCGACGGTGGAACCACCTATCGGGCAGGCACCCGATTCGGCCCCCAAGGCATCCGCAAAATCTCGGCCTTATACGGTACCTATAGCTTCGAGCTTGGGGTGGATCTCCGGGAGTCGATCTCCATGTGCGATCTCGGCGATGTGTTTACCATTCCCGGCAATATCGAGAAGACCTTCGACCAAGTCAGTAAGGGCGTGGGGCATGTCTATGCCAGTGGGGCCTTTCCCGTAGTGTTGGGTGGAGACCATTCTCTGGGATTCGCGACCGTGCGAGGCGTGGCGCAGAATATGGGCGGCAAGAAACTCGGTATCCTTCACTTCGATCGGCACGTCGATACCCAGGAGACCGATCTCGACGAGCGGATGCACACCACCCCCTGGTTTCATGCGACGAATATTCCCAACGTGCCGGCGAAGAATCTCGTCCAGATCGGCATCGGCGGCTGGCAAGCGCCACGGCCCGGCGTGAAGTCCGGCCGTGAACGTCAAACGAGCATCATGACCGTGACCGACTGTGTGGAAATGGGCATCGAGAATGCCGCAAAGCAGGCCCTCGAAGTCGCGTTTAATGGTGTTGATGCGGTGTGGTTGAGTTTCGATGTCGATTGCTTGGACGCCGCCTTTGTGCCCGGCACCGGTTGGCCGGAGCCGGGCGGCTTTCTCCCGCGTGAAGTGTTGAAGTTTCTCCAGATCATCGCCGACACGAAACCCCTGGCGGGGATGGAAATCGTGGAATGCTCCCCGCCTTACGACGCGGCAGAGATTACGAGCCTCATGGCCACCAGGGTGATTTGTGATGTCTTGGCTTGCCAAGTGCGATCAGGCCATCTGGCTAATCGCAAGAAGCGTTAA
- a CDS encoding bifunctional nuclease family protein, whose amino-acid sequence MITQMQVKGLMFDPYNNAYIVILRDDDQVEMLPIWVGKAEASSISLALEKVAPPRPMTHDFMKSYLDAFDAKVISVVITDLNENTYFAKIHLMYGDSEYAVDSRPSDAIALALRTEAPIFASESVIRKQSSEELGQWLENLKPEDFGKLDS is encoded by the coding sequence ATGATTACGCAGATGCAGGTCAAGGGGTTGATGTTCGACCCCTACAACAATGCGTATATCGTCATTCTGCGGGACGATGATCAAGTTGAGATGCTCCCTATCTGGGTCGGTAAAGCGGAAGCCAGTTCAATCAGTTTGGCGCTCGAAAAAGTGGCTCCACCCCGCCCGATGACCCACGACTTCATGAAATCTTATTTGGATGCGTTTGATGCCAAAGTGATTAGCGTGGTCATCACTGATCTGAACGAGAATACCTACTTCGCCAAGATCCATCTGATGTACGGTGACTCCGAGTATGCCGTGGATTCGCGCCCGAGTGATGCCATTGCGCTTGCGCTACGCACCGAGGCGCCGATTTTTGCGAGTGAGTCGGTGATTCGCAAGCAAAGTTCCGAAGAGCTCGGCCAGTGGTTGGAAAATCTGAAGCCGGAAGATTTCGGTAAGCTCGATTCCTGA
- a CDS encoding bifunctional nuclease family protein: MIQLLVDRVVEDPATDTRIVVLARKDGDLEHFMVWVGASEGEAIKRALDTSVTARPMSHDLIKSCGEHLGITTARVVLTDVKSSTYYATVFLENKGVTRTLDARPSDAIALALRCQAPIYVTPDVWQRRSGQQLDAWLSKLETKNIGAQEV, encoded by the coding sequence TTGATTCAGCTTCTGGTTGATCGTGTGGTCGAGGACCCTGCGACGGATACGAGGATCGTGGTGTTGGCTCGAAAGGACGGCGACCTCGAGCACTTTATGGTGTGGGTCGGAGCATCGGAGGGTGAAGCGATTAAGCGCGCCTTGGATACGTCGGTCACTGCACGGCCGATGAGCCATGATCTGATCAAGAGTTGCGGCGAGCATCTTGGGATTACCACTGCACGTGTGGTCCTGACCGACGTGAAGAGTAGTACGTACTATGCGACGGTCTTCCTTGAAAACAAGGGAGTGACTCGTACGCTTGATGCGCGTCCCAGCGATGCCATTGCCTTGGCCCTTCGCTGTCAGGCCCCAATCTATGTTACGCCGGATGTCTGGCAGCGGCGAAGCGGGCAACAGTTGGACGCATGGCTATCGAAGTTGGAAACGAAGAATATCGGTGCACAGGAAGTTTAA
- the rplM gene encoding 50S ribosomal protein L13 gives MMTTYFENPVHVKETWHLVDADGKTLGRLAARVAGVLRGKHRPTFTPNVDIGDHVVIINAEKIHLTGGKLDKKLYHRHTGYPGGLKTASAKHVFQKDPAQLLITAIEGMLPKTPLGNGMAKKLRVYAGPNHPHQAQQPQPISL, from the coding sequence ATGATGACGACGTACTTTGAGAATCCGGTTCATGTGAAGGAAACCTGGCATCTGGTGGATGCCGACGGCAAGACTCTTGGGCGTTTGGCTGCGAGAGTCGCCGGTGTCCTGCGTGGAAAGCATCGTCCGACGTTCACCCCGAACGTGGACATCGGCGACCATGTCGTCATCATCAATGCGGAGAAGATTCACTTGACCGGCGGAAAGCTTGACAAGAAGCTCTATCATCGTCATACCGGTTATCCGGGTGGCTTGAAAACCGCTTCGGCCAAACATGTCTTCCAAAAGGATCCGGCACAGCTCTTGATCACCGCGATTGAAGGGATGCTCCCGAAGACACCGCTCGGCAACGGTATGGCCAAGAAACTTCGTGTTTACGCGGGGCCGAACCACCCTCATCAGGCGCAACAACCGCAACCGATTTCGCTCTAA